The following nucleotide sequence is from Lytechinus variegatus isolate NC3 chromosome 12, Lvar_3.0, whole genome shotgun sequence.
tttattttgcgagacatttattaatcttcccttccttcctttctttctttctatattcatttcaaagaatgacggaaaccttttttatctcttttattatttctttcattatttctttcatccttttattctaactttctgttattttttctgttttcctttattttctttccttcccaatcatctcttttctttctctccttcattctttcgttcacctttccttctaattctttatatttttttcaaaagtcttattattatactatggattctcagaagcccacactgtgtgggcttctttggtgatcttcgtttgtcaattgtcccgtatttcattttgtgaaatctggtcaccctgagtgaaatatacaaatgacgctacagtacaaccccggggtacaatacacagaatgataattcctaaatgcacatgacaattggcatataccggtactagtacactggcaatctgctacacgaaaattaacctgcacgaaacacagcgcgcgcctttgagtcgaacccggaagaagcacgacacaatgacgtcatagaatcatgattcaaatcacgatatcgtttatacgacccttttcgttcgtgattctacagaaacgtctttccaaacgcccctttttccgtgtttcatgtttgtgatttgaaagacgtttatttccactttcgactaaacgcaatcgtgattctgcagaatcgtgatttgaatcatgattctaatcatgattctagggtaaaaaagtgtcgaataaacgcacccctAGTTGGTTCAACCTCAATTTTTTTGGATGCAAGCTTTTGTATTACTGTCATAATCAATGTTTTGAATGATCTTAAAACCTGTCTGTATTGAAGTGAATGTTTTTTATGCATAAAATTATGATGTTGGCATATTATCAGAAGATTCGCATGTGATTATGTGTTATGTTTTTTAAGAGTCAAGTATAAATTTTCTGAATTATACaaaggaaacaaataaaaagaaaacataccATAAAGTAGatttatgaatttatgattgattgaatgaataagataaaacagaaaaaatgcaTATAGTAGATGAATAGAATATAGGCTTATTTTTAGACTTAAATAGTGTTTCACTATATTCAACACATTTGTGCTACATACAGTTgtagtatgtaggcctatatatttgcTTCATGCTTTGcactttacatttttttacaaatgcaCTTAatacttttttccccttttgttAGAGTGGAAATGAAAACAATGCATTGCTTGTGACCCACTCATGTATGACTAAACACAAGTCAAATGCACTTAGCTATAAAGCCTGCTTGTCTGTTCGTCTGTCTAATAGTATACTAATGAATGACCTTTAATCATTCTCATCTCGGCTTTGAAAGTTGTTGAAATCCTCCCTCTATCACCTGGCAATATGGCTGTCAAGGCGTGCCACTGTCTGTGTTCATATGGCATTgtcaaacattttatttcaacttGAAGGGGCAAATCAAGAAATACATGCAGGCGCCTACTCCACAACAACAACTTTCATATTAAAGTCTAAAAGCGGAACccaattttaattcaattttgaaaaattaaccCGAGACATTCAGAGAATTTTCTGCAATGTAGCTATTACAGAAAtgataaaatggctgttttcgtcTCGCCGCATGGCcaccatagagcaaatgtgactgaggcaTTATATGTCAAGATGTGTTTTTAAGAACCTatttattatctaaatttaaaaagtagtgttcaaacttttttatttaaaacttAAGATATTCTTGTTGATcttgaaataaagtaaataacaAGTGAGTAGTGTGGCCTTTGAAGTTTAGGGACTGTTTTAAAAATAGTCGTTTAATGAAGATTATCTcttgcaatatttaaataaaacataaatacatgtacatgtaactgtcaTGGGAACTTTACTGCTTGTCATTTGGCTGTCAAGCATTGTCACTCTAACTTGCTTTGATGTATCATGATGGTCCAGGCATGCATGAAGAGTATAAATGTCATCAATATTAGATTGTAATACATCCTTTGCTTCGTTCAGTCAAATGAGTCTCGCACTCAAGTGGAGGCAAGCTATGTAATGTAAATGCGAGTGCTGGAATATAACAATGATCTCTTGCAACTGGATGGTTGCATGTTTACCTTTCGGATGGTGTTTGTTCTTACACTCTCATGGTGCCATACAAGTCtgtatcctcctcctcctcatcaatACCACTACCATCATAAACACTACCCCAGTATTAAactatcacaatcatcatcatcatacatgtaccacAACCACCAACACCGTCActgtcattatcataatcatcatcatcatcaatagtAGCATCATCTTACTCGAATATAAATATCATTTCTTAATTTATATTAATTTGATGGTACATGTAATAGTAGTACCGGTAGTACTTAATAGTAGAATCAGGCCAAAAGTGCTATGCCTGCTGCGGTTGAAGCAATTCATAATAGACCTGATCAAAAGTATCAACAGTGATATTGATTAAAGCCCCCAAAACCACAAACCCACagttaccgtgtttacacattgactcggctcgcgtgttgaatccgcgagccgggttgaacactgcgaagaagggatcagagatcgcgttcatacgtacatataaaaaggcgagttcaacacagctcgcggatctcgaacggaagaagaattatgacgtcgcaaattaaacgcgggaaattcaccgccggaatcgaatcttgtccgtgcgaacaacaacaatgccaaaagtgaaagcccgcgcagtgacctaggtcaagagagttcgacacggctttctgtttacacacgaaaaaattgccgagtctgactcgggtcgcgggttgaaaccttcgattttgtaggatcgataaagccgtgttggacacggctcgcggatcactctgatcgcgtttacacagcataaaattgccgtgttgagcacggctctcgtgttcaaccctcgagccgagtcaatgtgtaaacacggtataagtCCATGTAACAATGCTGTTATAATCTGATAAAGTACTGGAGTACAAAACCAGTTAAAATATCAtaaggtatacatgtatttccattaGCCTGAAATGTAATCATTAGACTGATCAGTAATTGTGAGGAACACAAAACATTTGAGTTTTGGAGTTCATTTTAATTAGCGCAAATGTAAGAAATTCTCTATGGCATGGGCATTTGATTAGTTGGATAGCATTACTGTGCTCAATTGTGAGTACAGTACTTGCTGACTTTTACTTTATTGCTCATTTTGAAGTCTGTTTGAAGCTGAGATAACTTTGTGCAACTTGAATTTTTATGACATaaaattgcatgtacatgtatagtgtatGTTCAGGTGAATctggtacaatacacagaaagAGCTAGGAATGTGAAGGTTTTGACATgagtgatattaaaaaaaaaaaaaaaaaagttggtcCACTgagcatatatacatgtaggctatatAAGTTTACCCTGTATTTGAATCTTAACAGAattgattattatatttttaattaattgattattgattaactaatttatctattcattcattcattcatttatttatttatttagctaGTTAATTATATGTGTATTTATTTATGgggtatttattttatttattcatttacatgtatgtatttatttgtttatttttttattttattttttatttatttattcatttattatttatttatttcatttgttattatgtttttgatggGGTCTATTTTTACCAGAGTGGACTTTACCTCTATTTCAATTTAATGCACATTTCAATCTTTGCTGCAAAGGAAATTGATCTAGTTGATAGGTCTATAAATTTGTACTACTGTTTTACAGAAATCCAAATCCATAGTTTTCTGTCAAACTTTAGATAATGAAAACAGACCGATAGCCAGCCTCTTCAGTCAAACaactgaatatattttttagacAAATATGACATCACTTGATAACTTTGTTCTGACTTTGTTATTGAAAGGAAGAGCTTACTACTGTTTCAGGCAGCTCGTACAATGAagtgtttttttcaaaatataccaTGTGTTTGATTGCTACTGTCCTTGCCACAGACAtgtgctatacagtgcgtatcaaaaaaaacgggacagatttgaaaagtctaaaaaattttagtttcaaattattatttctatattttggtattaataggtgctctaaggtctggtctttcaaatgctattaaaaaaaatagtttcgttcatgcttgagcgaacacgggacgtttttgttgggggttcaaaaagaggcttgcgccagaattgcagaatatgagtaatatgatatcggacttcttgcttattagcagacttcctcttaaccttttcattatctttgccataattttcaaatcatgcggtcaaaattcattttcagatctatttatttgcttgaattattctgttatttctttttaatatgctctctgttagctttgaatattccttcttcaagctaaaaaaaaaaatttcaaccgaattatgggagagcatggattttttttcaaatcttttcattatgtgctacaaagattatggtgccttttgaacaaagccacacagatgggTGGGCGCTTGGgttgctctcccccccccccccccattaaaaaatcatgaccaaaaaaagtggacaggaaataaaagtacagatagaaagtaaaatatgatattattttctgaatattatgtcaaaatctatcacaaaatttgatattgtaattaaaaaagtggAAGTATTTGCGTGttcacttcgctcgctcacaactttttaatacattttacccgatctgccatatcaagctccttcaaaattgactcaatacaccattgtcattgaaagacatgaatcccttcctggtttcctgtcaagcaattaaacttggtcaaggaatgaATGACCcattgaaaaatagattcatgtcttttaaaggtacataacattatttttttcacataataaaacgattttaataatcacaagttttcccaattaatcattcaaatcttcttgcttgggttgacaaaaaatcttcttttctcagttacttatgaaggaaaattaaaaggtaagagaagattaaatgaaaaacgaaataattcaatcaaataaataactttgtaaatgaaatttgagagcataattcgaaaattatggcacagataatgaaaaggtcaagaggaagtctcctgattagcaagaagtctgatcattgtattacacatattctgcaattctggcgcaagcctctttttgaacctcCAACAAAAatgtcccgtgttcgctcaagcatgaataaaatttattttttaaaattgcatttcaaagataagacctcagagcatctattaacaccaaaatatagacatcattatttcaaacaaaaattttactagacttttcaaatctgtcccggttttttttgatacgcactgtatatagcaTGTGAATtgtctctaaaaaaaaatctctgggGTATTCATAATTCACATATATGGAACTTACAATAATTTATATGAAGTTTCTTCACTAATCAGAGTACATCTTAACATTTCCAATCTATCAATGTTTATAAATTAGATAAGGTAGAAGATTCCaattaaattatttgttttttatatctttaaaatgcaatgaattatttacaatcaatttCAACTCAATTTTTAGTCccaaataatcaaatatacatatatacatgtacatgtatcacaagtcttgcatttaattgcaaatttgtgcTCATTTGCTGCAATCAGGTAGGAAATTTTAGGACCtattttttcacacaaacaAGAATTCATAATTGATCAATTGTACAGGTGTATTCATTACATAAATTTGCAGTTGATTGCAAATAATTTTTGCAACACTTCATtaaagtgaaactttgaaagagataaatttcttgatatGCATCCAACTTgtattaaaattttcagtgtcattgtttgtttttctctatttatttcatgcgagGGTGTACTTTGAATTAGAGCATCACATCTTTGAGCAGCATATATACCATTAATGATTATggtttgacaataaaaaaaatgtaatttcatatGTCATGATTACCAGATGTAAAAGAAATCACACTTGATAttttgagattaaaaaaaaagagactttTTCTCTTTTAGTTTTAATAGCTAGACCGAATCCAGTTTGGACCATTACCAAGCTTACATAGATGGGTTTTATCACCATCCATGCATTCATCCATACCCTGCCTTTCCTCATATTAATGACCTAAAGCAGTGATGCGGTCTGTGTTTGTAGGTCATACTTTGGCGCAAAGCACCGCTTATTATCCCTGTCGTGTATATTATTACAGTCAGGATATCAGTGTAAAGTAATGGAAGCATTGATAATGTCATACCACTGTTCCATGTTGTTGGCAGTATCATAATTTATTAATGTTAATTTTAAAGGCCACCCTTCATGTGCATTACAGTATATGCATGCATCCATGTTACTATGAATCCATATGCTATACTATACATCTCAATACTGTATTGGTATTAAACACAATAATGTACATTGGACTGATCAATGTGTATTGCTCAGTGTTTATGATATTGCTTTTgattgtgattttgattttatcattaattattgttcttctctttctgtttcCCCTTAACTCCCCCTTCCTCTGGCCTGATGATACCCACCCcccctcgctctctctctcttcttcttttttcatctgcaccttacatgtatgttttacaCTTCTCTGTCCTGTCTTGCTAtctctgaaattttacatttgttGATTCACCAATCcttcatttcttcttccatcCTCCCCTTATCGTCCATctctttattttcctcttttctcccctctccctctatccATTCATCTCCCCACTCCCTCTATCCATCTGTGCAGAGCTCTGTCTAAGAAGTTATTCACCCAAGATCAGATAGATGATTATGATCCTGGATTGATGTTTACTATACCAAGGCTTGCCATTGTCAGGTAAATGATGAtatcatcatttcaaaatcaatcatattaggtgatattttcatcttcagTTAATATAGACCCTTAATACGGAgtgtcattttgcaaattcATACACCAATTACAGATTGTTTTAATCCTGAAATACAAAGTGCCAAATACCTTTCTATGGCATGAGAAGAAAAagatatcaaagatttaaatttattttgaattaattcATAGTGCATTGTCATCATCAGAAAGATTGAATGAGATAAATGTATACAGCAAAACCTTGATTTCTTGAACGTAGGACTAAATTGGTTTACTTGCTTCCTGACTTTTTTTCCTTCCCCAGTGGGTTGGTGACGTTCTCTGATGGTCCCCTCAACATGGCCAAGCCTGCTTCACAGATCTCAGAACTCTTCAGACCCTTCCAGAATCTTCTTATCAAAATCAGGTATGTTCACATTTGACTTGATTCACATACTCTATATTATCAGAGCAGTTTGTGAAAGTGGTTGCATTGAAATCCTTGTTCAGACATAATGTGACAATGTTCAGCGACATTCTATGTGCACAGTCAATGGGATATATGTaaggtgtaaaaaaaatgtcttcgGTCTGCGTACTCTTGTCCATTCAGACCCCTATAAAGTTGGCATGAAAAAGACACAGGTTGCACAGGTTTTGCAGATAAAATCATGACATTATCAAGAATATTCATGACCTCACAATGAGCTTGTGCCATCATAATGAAGTCATTTTGATGTCTtgaattttttccttcaaatttttGATACTTGAAGTGTAATGATTAATATAAGTATTTGTCTTACCATGTGTGTAGGCTATTAAAAATATGGCTGAACTTTGTCTCTCCAGTCTGTCAGGATTTTGTCTAAAAGACATATCCATGACATGATAGAATGAGTAGTTAGAAGATGTTGAAACAGTGTTAGAATAATCATTAAATAATgacttttcttttctctctttgtcATGGTGTACAGTGAGCTGCTACAAACTCTTTCAGAGGAGGAGCTTCACCTTCTAGAGAGGGGGCTGTGTAGCTCCAAGGAATCATGGGAAGACATCGAGCGAGAACTAGACCAGCTTTCATTCCGTGACCGACCCGTACACACTACAGACAGTCACTACCACGACGAGGCTGCATGTAGACTATCACCTTGCAGTAGCTGTGTGACAGACTGTGATACCATGTGTAGTAGCATGCTTTCACTCACGCCAGAAGATGGAAGAGTTATGAGTGTGCGAAGAAAGGCCAGCGATTCCAGTCACCGATGTTCCATGGAGGATGCGATGGACATTCCAGGGGCAGTCAATACTGAGAGCTCAGGAGAGTTCAGGGCTGTCCGCATCAGGAAGTGTTCGCGAAATTCACTGGGGGTGACGTCGCCGAGGATGAGTCCCGATTCTTTGGATGGTTTTGCCGGGGGTGAGTCCCGTGAATGCATGAAGTGTAGGAGGAATTCAAGTCAGCCAAGTGATGGAGGGTTAGAGGACAGTGGGCAGTTTCATGATGCCTGTCTTGCATCACGTAGCGTTGATTCGTCTCCAAGAATGTCCAAAAGAACTTCAAGACATTGCAGGATGTCTCGCGAAAGAGCCGCATCGGACAATACCTCCATCTCCCCCAACAGGAGAGAAGGGTTGTCTGAGAGTAATCCTAGAGTGTTGAAGCGAGAAGATAGTGGTCTTGGCTCAGCACCTAATGGAGATTTGATGGAGTTATACCTGCAAGAACTGCAGACTTCTTACCCTTTGAGTGACATTGCAACACCTTCAGCCAGTCCTATCCATGGATCAGTAGCCAATTCTAAAGAAGAACTCAGCGATATCAGTGAGAATAACATGCTCATTGTTGAGATGCAACACAGTGAGCTCATTGTTCCCATCTCCAAAGAGAACAACCCCCTTAAAAGTGCCCATCAAAGCAATTCTTCCAGGATAGCCATGGACTTCAACACCAGTTTCCCCATGTTTGGAAAGGGTAAACCCAGCACTGAGCTCAATACGACAGGAATTGTCGGAAACTCCACCCAAAGGATATCCGGCGAGCCAGTGGAACCAACATCCCAAATCCCAGCGGTTGTGAGTCGTCACAGCGATTCAAGCATATCCATTGACCCCATGGTGCAGATCCCTACTGACCCTAGCATCCAGACGCATGTGACTGTCAGACCTTCTCGTAGCGAACCTTCATTCAGACTGCCGCTTTTTGGAACACATCCTCAGACACCCCACTCTCATTCCGGAGACACTCTTCCCAGTGCCCTGAACCGTGTCACCGGTAGTAGAGGCATAGTTCGCCCTCCGGTGACGTCTGGATCAGATGGGGAAGACTCCAGTGATCTGTCTTCTTCaccttcctcttcctcttcatgCTGTTCATCCTGTTGTTCCTCTGGACATGCTTTTGATGATGGAGACAGGGATACAGACTACAAATGGGAATCTGATGATAGGTAAGAGAACAATGCCGCTTCAAAAGtatttgaaatagaaaaatgtAATGTTCGAAATTTTGCATCCCATTCCATTAATCTCTACACAATAAAAATAGGCTCATAAAAAagtgtacatatacatgtatatggtcaGTTCAATCTGTCTGCTCTTATCTGCCTGGTAaaggaaaaatatttatttattcaaatttcatgcATCCATGACAAGCTATCTGTAAACATTCTTCCTTCAGTACTTACACCAATAGCTTTGAAATAATCCACAAATCATTCCTCCAATCTCTTTCATTGCTTTCATTAACAGTAGTGACACAAATTCGCTGATATCTGAGACCAATGATGAGCAGGAGATCAAAATGGCAATTCAAGCAGCAGAATTGGCTGCGAGGCAGAAGGTCAGGTCCCAGTTCAGGAGTTCAAGTGATCTAGTCCATAGACTCTTTGTCTGCATTGCAGGTAAGAAGCATTGGATCATTAAACTAAAGATCTAGGATGTGTCATCAAATTGCTAGTTCTAACAGTCAAAATGACAACTCCAAACACACTTTGCTATTATTTTGTCTTCATGTTGGCTATTTTTGTGCCACGTGATTTATTACTGCATCATTCAGCtttcaaagaaaatgttgaGAGACCAGTATTATCCTTGTGCACTGAATAATTCTTGTGAACacctgacatttttttttaaattatcattcatgaaatttgacatGGTGTAGGGGCTTCATTTATGTAGTCATTGAGACTAAAACAGGTTGTTTTCCCCCCAAAATTGCCACCCATTCCTAACGTATTGTTTGACATTTGACCTACAGGTGTTGCTGATCAGCTGCAGACCAACTTTGCCAGTGACCTTCGTAGCATCCTCAAGACAGTCTTTGAAGTGAGTGCCTGCAACCCCCTCGCTACAGAAGATTCTGTCTTTACATCTCCAACGTCGTCAACCTCAACTGCTAACCCTGACGAACAGTTTGCTTCTCCCCCGACCTCAGCAAGCAACTCGGTGGTATCAATGAGGCCAGACAGAGCGGGGAGCAGCAGTGGAAGTCATCGATCAGTCCGGACTGCAGAAGGCAGCAGACAGGGTCCAGGATCAGAGGGTCGCGAGAGGCACAGGCATAGGAGTAACTCCTCCCACAGGAGTAGGAGGTCAAATTATGATGGtgagttgtacatgtatatctcttGAGAACTTGAGCTGCATGTTTTCAACAATATTGCATTTTGCTACCCATCTGCAAAGCATTCATCCAtggaaacattttaatttgattaaGATCATTAATATATAAAG
It contains:
- the LOC121425035 gene encoding lateral signaling target protein 2 homolog isoform X1, which gives rise to MLALRKWFYKPKKNDSQLLAQFYYADEELNSVSHELDSFDGRQDPDRCTVLVNQLRICQDKVLGIIEQLMNEAIAEGRASRDFRAKFPDDVLQDSLAGQLWFGAECLAAGSTIMNREIESAALRPLARCLTRSLDCLRAVLRDQSYKNLNSYPQKVKEALKKFDHVFAEFELSYVSAMVPVKSALEYDTMQDVIVLFCETINRALSKKLFTQDQIDDYDPGLMFTIPRLAIVSGLVTFSDGPLNMAKPASQISELFRPFQNLLIKISELLQTLSEEELHLLERGLCSSKESWEDIERELDQLSFRDRPVHTTDSHYHDEAACRLSPCSSCVTDCDTMCSSMLSLTPEDGRVMSVRRKASDSSHRCSMEDAMDIPGAVNTESSGEFRAVRIRKCSRNSLGVTSPRMSPDSLDGFAGGESRECMKCRRNSSQPSDGGLEDSGQFHDACLASRSVDSSPRMSKRTSRHCRMSRERAASDNTSISPNRREGLSESNPRVLKREDSGLGSAPNGDLMELYLQELQTSYPLSDIATPSASPIHGSVANSKEELSDISENNMLIVEMQHSELIVPISKENNPLKSAHQSNSSRIAMDFNTSFPMFGKGKPSTELNTTGIVGNSTQRISGEPVEPTSQIPAVVSRHSDSSISIDPMVQIPTDPSIQTHVTVRPSRSEPSFRLPLFGTHPQTPHSHSGDTLPSALNRVTGSRGIVRPPVTSGSDGEDSSDLSSSPSSSSSCCSSCCSSGHAFDDGDRDTDYKWESDDSSDTNSLISETNDEQEIKMAIQAAELAARQKVRSQFRSSSDLVHRLFVCIAGVADQLQTNFASDLRSILKTVFEVSACNPLATEDSVFTSPTSSTSTANPDEQFASPPTSASNSVVSMRPDRAGSSSGSHRSVRTAEGSRQGPGSEGRERHRHRSNSSHRSRRSNYDDPPLWMPDETSDECLACRSSFTVLRRKHHCRNCGQIFCARCSANSVPLPRFGQTKPVRVCNRCYMYQVTPFQH
- the LOC121425035 gene encoding lateral signaling target protein 2-like isoform X2: MLALRKWFYKPKKNDSQLLAQFYYADEELNSVSHELDSFDGRQDPDRCTVLVNQLRICQDKVLGIIEQLMNEAIAEGRASRDFRAKFPDDVLQDSLAGQLWFGAECLAAGSTIMNREIESAALRPLARCLTRSLDCLRAVLRDQSYKNLNSYPQKVKEALKKFDHVFAEFELSYVSAMVPVKSALEYDTMQDVIVLFCETINRALSKKLFTQDQIDDYDPGLMFTIPRLAIVSGLVTFSDGPLNMAKPASQISELFRPFQNLLIKISELLQTLSEEELHLLERGLCSSKESWEDIERELDQLSFRDRPVHTTDSHYHDEAACRLSPCSSCVTDCDTMCSSMLSLTPEDGRVMSVRRKASDSSHRCSMEDAMDIPGAVNTESSGEFRAVRIRKCSRNSLGVTSPRMSPDSLDGFAGGESRECMKCRRNSSQPSDGGLEDSGQFHDACLASRSVDSSPRMSKRTSRHCRMSRERAASDNTSISPNRREGLSESNPRVLKREDSGLGSAPNGDLMELYLQELQTSYPLSDIATPSASPIHGSVANSKEELSDISENNMLIVEMQHSELIVPISKENNPLKSAHQSNSSRIAMDFNTSFPMFGKGKPSTELNTTGIVGNSTQRISGEPVEPTSQIPAVVSRHSDSSISIDPMVQIPTDPSIQTHVTVRPSRSEPSFRLPLFGTHPQTPHSHSGDTLPSALNRVTGSRGIVRPPVTSGSDGEDSSDLSSSPSSSSSCCSSCCSSGHAFDDGDRDTDYKWESDDSSDTNSLISETNDEQEIKMAIQAAELAARQKVRSQFRSSSDLVHRLFVCIAGVADQLQTNFASDLRSILKTVFEVSACNPLATEDSVFTSPTSSTSTANPDEQFASPPTSASNSVVSMRPDRAGSSSGSHRSVRTAEGSRQGPGSEGRERHRHRSNSSHRSRRSNYDDILC